A stretch of DNA from Carya illinoinensis cultivar Pawnee chromosome 12, C.illinoinensisPawnee_v1, whole genome shotgun sequence:
CTACTGTGGTGCTTTAGGCCATGGAGATGAGGTTGATAAGACTACTCCAGAACTTTTGAACGGCCTTAAGGACAATCTTGCTGTGCAGGTTTGTTCATCCATTTACTTCCATCATTTATGCTGAAATTCATTATTACGTGTGGAGAAAACTACTTTCATCCACCATCTCTCTCGTTAAGAAAAACATGCAGTAGTTTATTAACAAGGAAATGGAACATTTATTGTTACAAAACTCTTAATTTCATCAAGCTAGAGTTATCTTTACTCCTTTCTTGTGACTGGATTACTGATTCCTATCCATGATGATGCTCAATGCTTATCATCCTGTAGGTCTGtgcaagaaaaaggaaaacctTTGTTCTGGTTGATGACGGTTCTGTTTATGGCTTTGGGTGGATGGCATTCGGTAGCCTTGGGTTCCCAGAGCGAGGACTATCTGATAAAGTCACGAGGCCTCAAATCCTTGAATGCTTAAGAGCTCACCGAGTTTCTCAAATTAGCACTGGGCTATACCACACTGTTGTGGTCACTAACCGCGGACAACTATTTGGGTTTGGAGATAATGAAAGAGCACAACTTGGTCACGACACTTTGAGAGGATGCCTTGAACCTACTGAAATTTTTATCCAAGAAACGGCAGATCATAACACAGACGTCTCTGAAAGCGCATAACACTGGTGGGGAGCTACCATCTGCTTTCTGCATGTtggttgttatattttttttgttttagtcaGAACTGAGCTCCATaagattattttccctctcaTTCCTGTAGAATTTGCATAAAATTGTAATCGAGAATGTTTGGTAATCTATTCTTCAAGCGATATTTGTTGCTAAATATCAAGTTTCTTCAAAACTTCTGCGTAGTTCTCATCTTGTATAACATTTTCAAAAGTATCGGCATTCTCTTGTCCAACAACAGGGTTGAAATTTGAGAGAAAGCGTACTTATATCTTGCTCATTTTAGTTCCGATCGGCTAATTGATTGAAACTTTTGCGGGTGAACCAAGCAATCTAAACGACATTGAAATGTGTcgaagaatataatataaatatttagatttatatttaaaattttaaaataagtgataATTTTACATGATATCAGAGTAGCGTGTTGGACCCGCTTATTAAGAGAGAGTgtgaagaatataatataaataatcaataatTTATGTAGACATTaatcattcattttcttgaatAATTAAGAACATTAATGTGATTGGAATCACCTAATAAATGATAATTAAGAACATTAATGTGATTGGAATCGCCTAATAaatagtaatgttatatataagtttagGAGGTGCAAAcgtaaatactttaaaataaaagtagaacacaccataaaaaaatgagtatCTCATGCAACTCCTTTACATTTACAAAGAACCTCATGAGGTTTGTATCCCAAATTTACCTAAATCATTTATAGATAATAAATGCACCAAAAATGATTTAGAACCgaaagatttaaaataaatgatattgatataattatttttacaactaAACAATAGATAAACTAAAGTTCTTAAAATAAATTAGGTTATAGACTTCTCTTACCGCAGTCGTAGAAGAATTCGATGTGCAAACCCTCTTTGGAATACCATTGAAGCTTTACAAAGTAACTTTATTTGTAGGTAGCTCTAGGTTTCATGGTTTCTGGTAGCATGAGATGCAAAATGTCTGcctcaaattatttttataatttggataaatatatttacaaaatgtGACGTAATACGAGATATCCactgaagaaaattataaaattgaacATCCATTAAGGttcaaaacaaccaaacaatgGGAATACTCTGCCCACAGAATACTCTGGATACAACGagctatatatattagaattaacACCATCTAGCTAACATGATAAGAGTAAGTATTTGAATCATATCTTTCATCTTATTGTgtcaacaaaaaccaaaaatttcCCTTGGAAAAATAGGCAGATTTGTCgtctttggaaaaaaaaaaaaaaaaaaaaaaaaaaaaaggaaggaaaaatataaGAGCATTTCCAAGTACGAGAATTAATCCTTATCCATCGCACTAGAAGATAAAACATGGCACCTAAATGTCATAAAGATGACAACATAAATACTCCAAGAACTCTCCTGACTTTCCCTTCACATCGATCTGAGAGGGagactcagagagagagagagagagagagatgttggcTATATTTCACAAGGCTTTTGCTCATCCGCCCGAGGAGCTTAACAGTCCTGCATCTTACGATGGCTCTAAGCAGCCTAAGCTTCCTGAGGAAACTCTCAATGATTTCCGTTCTCATCATCCTCGTAACACTTCGTTCATGACCTTTGGAGATGCAGCCGTGCTTGCTTATGCGGGGCATGACCCTCCTTATCCACTCCATCAAAGGTAAGTTTCTTTTCTCCATACACTCAGTTGTATTTCTGTTGAATTTGTGAGTGATTGCAGGTTGTTCTGTGGGATTGAAGATATATATTGCCTCTTCCTGGGGAGCTTGAACAACCTATTCTCCCTGAATAAGCAGTATGGTCTTTCAAAGGGCAGTAATGAGGCCATGTTTGTGATCGAAGCCTACCGCACACTTCGTGACAGGGGTCCATACCCAGCTGATCAGGTTATCAAGGATCTTGATGGCAGCTTTGCCTTTGTTGTCTATGACAGCAAGGCTGGAACTGTCTTTGCTGCACTGGTATGCAAGCCTTTGTTCTTTTACCCATCTCACCCACCCTAGGAAAAGAGTAATAATTTTCAATATGGTGATTAGAAGCAGCTTGTGATGATATTCACAAAAGTGTCCATTATGGAAGCAGGGTTCTGATGGTGGTGTTAAACTTTACTGGGGTGTTGCTGCTGATGGCTCTGTGGTGATTTCTGATGATTTGGAAGTCGTCAAAGCTGGCTGTGCCAAATCATTTGCCCCCTTCCCAACAGGTAACTTAAGGGAGTTTCAGgaattctttttctgttttctggTTTTCTCATTTACATCTTCAATCAAAAGTGATTCAAAACGGCTGAAATCAGTTTTTCATGGAAACACCCTGGCATAACATGATGCGCAGAGCCAATTTAAATAAACCGTATCTTCTCTCTATATTGCGTACAAAAAGATAACGTGGGCCCCGCATGGTGGTGGTTTGTATGCGTGTGCAGGGTGTATTTTCCACAGCGAGGAAGGTTTGATGAACTTTGAGCATCCGATGAACAAGATGAAAGCCATGCCAAGGGTAGACAGTGAAGGGGCAATGTGTGGAGCCAACTTCAAAGTTGATAAGTACGCAAGGGTCAACAGCATTCCACGTGTCGGAAGTGAAACCAATTGGACGCACTGGGATTCACATCAAGCTTAGTGTGCTCACTGTTCTGTTGTCTTtttatagtctttttttttttttttgaaactgtCAGTCTTTTTATAGTTCGTTCGTCTTTCTTTTCCAGTGGACTTTAGGTTACAATCTCCGACAGGGtcaagttttgaaaataaaagatgaaaaggagAACGTGCCAAAAAGTTGGATCAACATGAATGAACATCTATGATGGGTGTGAGTGACGGCTCAAATAGCTAATAGATATACGTCTTTTCAATTGGAGGCACTAGAACTCGTGAGAACAAATGAAAAATAGTCTTCTTTTGGGTGGCAAGCAAACTACATCAGCAATTCAAACAAATGGGTCTAGTCATTACTTAGAATGGATAAATAGTGTCGTGTTCGACAGAACAAAGCGAGTAATCGATAAGTTTTCACCTAATTTGTGGGAGATACTGCCAATTCTACATCCTGTCTCAAGAGAAATGGGTGGTACTAATTTTTGGCGAGATGTTTCATGTTCGACACCAAATTAACACAAACAGTTACTCCTGACTCCCTTTAGTCTGGCTAGCAAACCAAATATACTTGCCCATCGGATTCACTCGCACTACTGTTTCGGGGAGGAAGAAATAGCTGCAGCCTCGGTAG
This window harbors:
- the LOC122289840 gene encoding stem-specific protein TSJT1-like translates to MLAIFHKAFAHPPEELNSPASYDGSKQPKLPEETLNDFRSHHPRNTSFMTFGDAAVLAYAGHDPPYPLHQRLFCGIEDIYCLFLGSLNNLFSLNKQYGLSKGSNEAMFVIEAYRTLRDRGPYPADQVIKDLDGSFAFVVYDSKAGTVFAALGSDGGVKLYWGVAADGSVVISDDLEVVKAGCAKSFAPFPTGCIFHSEEGLMNFEHPMNKMKAMPRVDSEGAMCGANFKVDKYARVNSIPRVGSETNWTHWDSHQAYGL